In Janthinobacterium sp. J1-1, a single genomic region encodes these proteins:
- a CDS encoding PIN domain-containing protein, translated as MFNILIDTSVWLDLAADPKQTSLLDALVDLVANGRITLIVPRIVVTEFQKNRNRVAKSSAKSLASHFDQVKDAIRRAENDNKQKDKILGYLSDMNHRIPVLGGAAEGTLTRIEQILSNAAIIETGNETKIMAADRALNRKAPFHHEGKNSMADAILIETYFECVRTMGGLGRRFAFVTHNKQDFSIVNGNQKLPHPDFAGFFSKIKSMYFINLAECLRRVDPLTVTYAMLEQEWIEEPRSLSEMLGAMDRLTTQVWYNRHKNLAWKIAKGKHKIVSREEWETEKLSGQAHTIEDIWAGALKSAKKAERQLGKGNYGPWTDFEWGMINGKLSALRWALGDEWDQLYT; from the coding sequence ATGTTCAACATACTCATCGACACCAGCGTATGGTTAGACCTCGCTGCGGACCCGAAACAAACATCCTTACTCGACGCTCTTGTCGACCTTGTGGCCAACGGACGCATAACCCTCATAGTGCCCAGGATAGTCGTCACTGAATTTCAGAAGAACCGCAATCGCGTTGCAAAATCGAGCGCGAAGAGCCTTGCGTCACACTTTGACCAGGTCAAGGATGCAATTCGTCGGGCTGAGAACGACAACAAGCAAAAAGATAAGATCCTCGGCTATCTGTCCGACATGAACCACCGCATTCCGGTGCTCGGCGGCGCAGCGGAAGGTACCCTTACAAGAATAGAGCAAATACTTAGCAATGCTGCAATCATCGAAACTGGAAACGAGACAAAAATTATGGCCGCCGACCGCGCTCTGAATCGGAAGGCACCTTTTCACCACGAGGGCAAGAACTCCATGGCGGATGCCATACTAATAGAGACCTATTTTGAATGCGTGCGCACAATGGGCGGACTAGGACGCAGGTTCGCCTTCGTCACGCACAACAAGCAGGATTTCAGCATCGTCAATGGTAACCAGAAGCTGCCGCATCCAGACTTCGCGGGTTTCTTCTCGAAGATCAAGTCGATGTACTTCATCAACTTGGCCGAATGTCTGCGTCGAGTCGATCCTCTGACTGTTACCTACGCGATGCTGGAACAGGAATGGATCGAGGAACCGAGGAGCCTTAGCGAGATGCTTGGCGCGATGGATCGGCTTACAACCCAGGTTTGGTACAACCGGCACAAGAACCTGGCTTGGAAGATCGCAAAAGGAAAGCACAAGATCGTCAGTCGGGAAGAATGGGAAACCGAGAAGCTCAGCGGGCAAGCCCATACCATCGAAGACATTTGGGCGGGGGCGCTGAAGTCCGCAAAGAAGGCGGAACGACAACTTGGCAAAGGCAATTACGGCCCTTGGACCGATTTCGAATGGGGAATGATAAACGGTAAACTATCTGCGCTCAGATGGGCCTTAGGGGACGAGTGGGACCAGTTATACACATAG
- a CDS encoding SdpI family protein, with translation MMKARFIALSLLLIAAVSAAIVHAWPQLPEVVAVHWNWRGEADSYAPRAVLWLLGPGLMAVIMLLALLLPPLSPRQHEVEPFEATYYYNFGVGLVLLAYVQGLVLASAVGMAVPIDRAVPAGLFVMLILAGNPMGKVRRNFYLGIRTPWTLSSERVWYATHRFAARLMVGSGLLGFCMLAAGVPGWLLLVPAIAWAPVAVLYSLLRYKRLDMHSQGDAQ, from the coding sequence ATGATGAAAGCGCGCTTTATCGCACTGAGCCTGTTGTTGATTGCGGCCGTCAGCGCCGCCATCGTGCATGCCTGGCCGCAGTTGCCGGAAGTGGTGGCGGTACACTGGAACTGGCGCGGCGAGGCCGACAGTTACGCGCCGCGCGCGGTGCTGTGGTTGCTGGGGCCGGGGCTGATGGCCGTCATCATGCTGCTGGCCTTGCTGCTGCCGCCGCTGTCACCACGCCAGCATGAGGTGGAACCGTTCGAAGCGACCTACTATTACAACTTCGGCGTCGGGCTGGTGCTGCTGGCGTATGTGCAAGGCCTGGTGCTGGCCAGCGCTGTCGGCATGGCGGTGCCGATCGACCGCGCGGTGCCGGCCGGGCTGTTCGTGATGCTGATATTGGCCGGCAATCCCATGGGCAAGGTACGGCGCAATTTTTACCTGGGCATCCGCACGCCGTGGACCTTGTCCAGCGAGCGCGTCTGGTACGCCACGCACCGCTTTGCGGCCAGGCTGATGGTCGGCAGCGGGCTGCTGGGGTTTTGCATGCTGGCGGCGGGCGTGCCCGGCTGGCTGCTGCTGGTGCCGGCGATTGCCTGGGCGCCGGTGGCCGTGCTGTACTCGCTGCTGCGGTACAAGCGGCTCGATATGCACTCACAAGGGGACGCGCAATGA
- a CDS encoding Dabb family protein: MTCTAALRHIVLCEFNSDITPAKHAELVYEFSLLKESVPGVLQFEWGENVSPEGLDDGFTDCFTLTFDGAAARDVYLTHPAHLAFVELLKPWLARVLVFDYFPQEVPG; encoded by the coding sequence ATGACCTGCACCGCCGCCTTGCGCCATATTGTCCTGTGCGAATTCAACAGCGACATCACGCCCGCCAAACACGCCGAGCTTGTGTATGAATTTTCCCTGCTCAAGGAAAGCGTGCCCGGCGTATTGCAATTCGAATGGGGCGAGAACGTCAGTCCGGAAGGGCTCGACGACGGCTTTACCGACTGCTTCACCCTGACCTTCGACGGCGCCGCCGCGCGCGACGTCTACCTGACCCATCCCGCCCACCTGGCCTTCGTCGAACTGCTCAAGCCCTGGCTGGCGCGGGTGCTGGTATTCGACTACTTTCCGCAGGAAGTGCCCGGTTGA
- the uvrB gene encoding excinuclease ABC subunit UvrB, which yields MPDLSNVNDTEPTVVTFPDSPFKLHQPFLPAGDQPTAIEQLSEGINDGLAFQTLLGVTGSGKTYTMANVIARMGRPAIIFAPNKTLAAQLYSEFRDFFPQNAVEYFVSYYDYYQPEAYVPQRDLFIEKDSSINEHIEQMRLSCTKSLMERRDVVIVATVSAIYGIGNPNEYHQMILTLRVKDKVSQRDVIARLIQMQYTRNEVDFGRGTFRVRGDTIDIFPAEHAELAVRLEMFDDEIESIQLFDPLTGRVRQKIPRFTVYPGSHYVTPRSTVLRAVETIKDELRDRLEFFRKENKLIEEQRLEQRTRFDLEMMAEIGFTKGIENYSRHLSGALPGEPPPTLVDYLPPDAIMFLDESHVLTGQLSAMYNGDRSRKTNLVDYGFRLPSALDNRPLKFEEFEQKMRQTIFVSATPAEYEKQHSDQVVEQVVRPTGLVDPQIIVRPASSQVDDLMSEIVERIKKDERVLVTTLTKRMSEQLTEYLSDHGIKVRYLHSDIETVERVEILRDLRLGTFDVLVGINLLREGLDLPEVSLVAILDADKEGFLRSERSLIQTIGRAARNLNGTAILYGDRITDSMRRAIDETERRRAKQIAFNTANNIIPIGVKKSIREMIDGVYSPQEARENLQVAQETAKFEAMSEKQVSKEIKRLEKLMVDHAKNLEFEKAAQVRDQLHILKQQLFGAPGTDNVTSILGK from the coding sequence ATGCCCGATTTATCCAACGTCAACGACACCGAACCGACAGTCGTTACCTTCCCCGATTCGCCCTTCAAGCTGCATCAACCGTTCCTGCCGGCCGGCGACCAGCCGACCGCGATCGAGCAATTATCAGAAGGCATTAATGACGGCCTGGCCTTCCAGACCCTGCTCGGCGTGACGGGTTCGGGCAAGACCTACACGATGGCCAACGTGATCGCGCGCATGGGCCGGCCGGCCATCATCTTTGCGCCGAACAAGACCCTGGCCGCGCAGTTGTACAGCGAGTTCCGCGACTTCTTTCCGCAGAACGCGGTCGAGTACTTCGTCAGCTACTACGATTACTACCAGCCTGAAGCGTATGTGCCGCAGCGCGACCTGTTCATCGAGAAAGATTCCTCGATCAACGAGCATATCGAGCAGATGCGCCTGTCGTGCACCAAGTCGCTGATGGAACGGCGCGACGTGGTGATCGTCGCCACGGTGTCGGCCATCTACGGTATCGGTAATCCGAACGAATACCACCAGATGATTCTCACCTTGCGCGTGAAGGATAAAGTCAGCCAGCGCGACGTGATCGCGCGCCTGATCCAGATGCAATACACGCGCAACGAAGTGGACTTTGGCCGCGGCACTTTCCGCGTGCGCGGCGACACCATCGACATCTTTCCGGCCGAGCACGCCGAGCTGGCCGTGCGCCTGGAAATGTTCGACGACGAGATCGAATCGATCCAGCTGTTCGACCCGCTGACGGGCCGCGTGCGGCAGAAGATTCCGCGCTTTACGGTGTATCCGGGTTCGCACTATGTGACGCCGCGTTCGACCGTGCTGCGCGCCGTCGAAACCATCAAGGACGAGCTGCGCGACCGCCTTGAATTTTTCCGCAAGGAAAACAAGCTGATCGAAGAGCAGCGTCTGGAGCAGCGCACGCGTTTTGATCTGGAAATGATGGCCGAGATCGGCTTTACCAAGGGCATCGAGAACTACTCGCGCCATCTGTCCGGCGCGCTGCCGGGCGAGCCGCCGCCGACCCTGGTCGACTATCTGCCGCCCGACGCCATCATGTTCCTCGACGAGTCGCACGTGCTGACGGGCCAGCTCAGCGCCATGTACAACGGCGACCGTTCGCGCAAGACCAACCTGGTCGACTACGGCTTCCGCCTGCCGTCCGCGCTTGACAACCGGCCCTTGAAATTCGAGGAATTCGAACAGAAGATGCGGCAGACGATCTTCGTCTCGGCCACGCCGGCCGAGTACGAGAAACAGCATTCCGACCAGGTGGTGGAACAGGTGGTGCGCCCGACCGGCCTGGTCGATCCGCAGATCATCGTGCGCCCGGCCAGCAGCCAGGTCGACGACCTGATGTCGGAAATCGTCGAGCGCATCAAGAAGGACGAACGCGTGCTGGTCACCACCCTGACCAAGCGCATGTCCGAGCAGCTGACGGAGTATTTGAGCGACCATGGCATCAAGGTGCGCTACCTGCACAGCGATATCGAAACCGTGGAACGTGTGGAGATTTTGCGCGACCTGCGCCTGGGCACGTTTGACGTGCTGGTCGGCATCAACTTGCTGCGTGAAGGGCTGGACTTGCCGGAAGTGTCGCTGGTCGCCATTCTCGATGCGGACAAGGAAGGTTTCTTGCGGTCCGAACGCAGCCTGATCCAGACCATCGGCCGCGCCGCGCGCAACCTGAACGGCACCGCGATCCTGTACGGCGACCGCATCACCGATTCCATGCGCCGCGCCATCGACGAGACGGAACGGCGCCGCGCCAAGCAGATCGCGTTCAATACGGCCAACAACATCATTCCGATCGGCGTCAAAAAATCGATCCGCGAAATGATCGACGGCGTCTACAGCCCGCAGGAAGCACGCGAAAACCTGCAGGTGGCGCAGGAAACGGCCAAGTTCGAAGCGATGAGCGAGAAACAGGTCAGCAAGGAAATCAAGCGCCTGGAAAAACTGATGGTCGACCACGCCAAGAACCTGGAGTTCGAAAAAGCGGCGCAGGTGCGCGACCAGTTGCATATCCTCAAGCAGCAGCTGTTCGGCGCACCGGGAACCGACAACGTGACGTCGATCCTGGGCAAGTAA
- a CDS encoding AAA family ATPase, whose protein sequence is MGKSVVFAVAGSGKTRLLIESLSLDRNHLILTFTDNNLANLRSRVMQKFGYVPHNIRLATYFSFLNSFCYRPLFAMAMKTRGFNWDAPPARTLKFSRDSDNYYVDGARRMYYGRLALFLEKRNAIPDIVARVDKYFDSLMVDEVQDFAGHDFNFLSAVASASGVDVLLVGDFYQHTFDTSRDGATNKSLHDDYARYRDRFRELGIAIDDKSLVKSHRCAPAVCGFVKAQLGIEMEAHGDHEALVEMVCEQARADELFADGATVKLFYSESSKYECHSLNWGGSKGLDHFKDVCVVLPDNVSKAYKKGNLTTLPASTRNKLYAACTRANRHLYLVPGALLKQYKTPIPNRSSEWAQT, encoded by the coding sequence ATGGGTAAAAGCGTAGTATTCGCCGTCGCGGGGTCCGGAAAGACGCGGCTGCTCATCGAGAGCCTGTCTCTGGACCGCAATCACCTGATCCTGACCTTCACTGACAACAACCTAGCCAACCTGCGTTCCAGGGTGATGCAGAAATTCGGCTACGTCCCGCACAACATAAGGCTCGCGACGTATTTTTCGTTCCTGAACTCGTTCTGCTACCGACCGCTCTTCGCCATGGCGATGAAGACAAGGGGATTCAACTGGGACGCTCCTCCTGCGCGGACGCTGAAGTTCTCCCGGGACTCCGACAATTACTACGTCGATGGCGCGCGGCGCATGTACTACGGCAGGCTGGCCCTGTTTCTGGAGAAGCGGAACGCCATTCCCGACATCGTGGCCCGCGTGGACAAGTACTTCGACTCGCTCATGGTTGACGAAGTGCAGGACTTCGCCGGGCACGACTTCAACTTCCTTTCCGCAGTCGCCTCCGCGTCGGGCGTGGACGTGCTTCTGGTCGGGGACTTCTACCAGCACACCTTCGACACCAGCAGAGACGGGGCGACAAACAAATCGCTCCACGATGACTACGCGAGGTACCGTGACCGCTTCCGAGAGCTAGGGATTGCCATTGACGACAAATCGCTGGTCAAGAGCCACCGCTGTGCGCCCGCAGTATGCGGTTTCGTAAAGGCCCAGCTCGGCATCGAGATGGAAGCGCACGGCGATCATGAAGCGCTCGTAGAGATGGTGTGCGAACAGGCGCGAGCCGACGAGCTCTTCGCCGACGGCGCGACCGTGAAGCTCTTCTACAGCGAGAGCAGCAAGTACGAATGCCATTCGCTCAACTGGGGCGGATCGAAAGGGCTGGACCATTTCAAAGACGTGTGCGTCGTCCTGCCTGACAACGTCTCGAAGGCATACAAAAAAGGTAATTTGACCACGCTCCCGGCAAGCACCAGAAACAAGCTCTACGCCGCCTGCACCCGTGCCAACCGGCACCTTTACCTCGTTCCAGGGGCGCTTCTCAAGCAGTACAAGACGCCAATACCTAACAGGAGTTCAGAATGGGCGCAGACGTAA
- a CDS encoding alpha/beta fold hydrolase, translated as MMRWICGVLVMLLALPAHAAAGEQEVILAVQGGVLHGTLSLPAVEGRGPVVLLHAGSGPTDRDGNSAALPGRNDSLRMVADALARAGIATLRYDKRGVGASALPGVREADLRLDHYIDDATAWLRQLRADPRFSRIVMAGHSEGAQIAAVACEKAPADACILIAGAGSGVDDILRTQLKPRLPAELYAQNERILLALKRGEQVEDVPPALLALYRPSVQPYLISSLKVDPRAAVAALRMPVLMVQGTTDLQVSVADAQALSAAAPKAKLVIVPGMNHVLKLAGGDLAQQLPSYGDPELPLAPALVDAVTAFVQGH; from the coding sequence ATGATGCGATGGATATGCGGTGTGCTGGTCATGCTGCTGGCCTTGCCGGCGCACGCTGCCGCTGGCGAGCAGGAAGTGATCCTGGCAGTGCAGGGCGGCGTGCTGCATGGCACTTTGTCGCTGCCGGCGGTGGAGGGCAGGGGGCCGGTGGTGCTGCTGCATGCCGGTTCCGGCCCGACCGACCGCGATGGCAACAGCGCCGCGCTGCCGGGCCGCAATGATTCCTTGCGCATGGTGGCCGATGCGCTGGCGCGCGCCGGCATCGCGACGCTGCGCTACGACAAGCGCGGCGTCGGCGCCAGCGCGCTGCCTGGCGTGCGCGAGGCCGATTTGCGGTTGGACCACTATATCGATGACGCCACCGCATGGCTGCGGCAGCTGCGCGCCGATCCGCGCTTTTCACGCATCGTGATGGCCGGCCATAGCGAAGGCGCCCAGATTGCGGCAGTCGCCTGCGAAAAGGCGCCTGCTGACGCCTGCATCCTGATTGCCGGTGCAGGCAGCGGGGTGGACGATATCCTGCGCACGCAGTTGAAGCCGCGCCTGCCGGCCGAGCTGTATGCGCAGAACGAGCGCATCTTGCTGGCGCTCAAACGGGGCGAGCAGGTAGAAGACGTGCCGCCAGCCTTGCTGGCGCTATACCGGCCGTCGGTGCAGCCGTATTTGATTTCGTCGCTGAAGGTCGACCCGCGCGCGGCCGTGGCCGCCTTGCGCATGCCGGTCTTGATGGTGCAGGGGACAACCGATCTGCAGGTGTCGGTGGCCGATGCCCAGGCCTTGTCGGCTGCCGCGCCGAAGGCGAAGCTGGTGATCGTGCCGGGCATGAATCATGTGCTGAAGCTGGCCGGTGGCGACCTGGCGCAGCAACTGCCGTCCTACGGCGATCCGGAGTTGCCGCTGGCGCCCGCCCTGGTCGACGCCGTGACGGCATTCGTTCAGGGGCATTGA
- a CDS encoding amino acid aminotransferase, with translation MTNPTVSASLFSAIEMAPRDPILGITEAFNADQNPAKINLGVGVYYDDNGKVPLLACVRKAEAILIEQAAPRTYLPIEGLAAYDKAVQELVFGADSAVIQERRAITVQAIGGTGALKIGADFLQRFAPGAQVYISDPSWENHRALFESAGFVVNNYTYYDAATHGVDFEGMLASLNNMPAGSIVLLHACCHNPTGADLTVAQWDQIISVVTTRGLVPFLDMAYQGFANGIAEDGAVVQRFADAGGPLLVSNSFSKSFSLYGERVGALSVVASSAEEATRLLSQLKRVVRTNYSNPPVHGGKVVATVLSTPELRQLWEEELAGMRVRIREMRNAFVEKLKEKAPGHDFEFVRQQIGMFSYSGLTKEQVASLREQSIYAVDTGRICVAALNSRNIDIVIDAIAKVL, from the coding sequence ATGACGAACCCAACTGTTTCTGCCAGTCTGTTTAGCGCCATCGAGATGGCCCCACGTGACCCGATCCTGGGTATCACCGAAGCATTTAACGCGGACCAGAATCCCGCTAAAATCAATCTCGGCGTCGGCGTTTATTATGACGACAACGGCAAAGTGCCTCTGTTAGCTTGCGTACGCAAAGCTGAAGCGATCCTGATCGAACAGGCCGCGCCACGCACCTACCTGCCGATCGAAGGCCTCGCGGCTTACGATAAAGCTGTACAAGAACTGGTATTTGGGGCTGATAGTGCCGTGATTCAAGAGCGCCGCGCGATTACCGTGCAAGCCATCGGCGGCACCGGCGCACTGAAGATCGGCGCAGACTTCCTGCAGCGTTTCGCACCCGGTGCCCAGGTCTATATCAGTGACCCGAGCTGGGAAAATCACCGCGCGCTGTTCGAAAGCGCCGGCTTCGTAGTCAACAACTACACCTATTATGACGCCGCCACCCATGGCGTCGATTTTGAAGGCATGCTGGCCAGCCTGAATAACATGCCGGCCGGCTCCATCGTGCTGCTGCACGCCTGCTGCCACAACCCGACTGGCGCCGACCTGACTGTCGCCCAGTGGGACCAGATCATTTCCGTAGTGACCACGCGCGGCCTGGTGCCGTTCCTCGACATGGCCTACCAGGGCTTCGCCAACGGCATCGCCGAAGACGGCGCCGTGGTGCAGCGCTTTGCCGACGCCGGCGGCCCGCTGCTGGTATCGAACTCGTTCTCGAAGTCGTTCTCGCTGTATGGCGAGCGCGTCGGCGCCCTGAGCGTGGTCGCCTCCAGCGCCGAAGAAGCGACGCGTTTGCTGTCGCAACTGAAACGCGTGGTGCGCACCAACTACTCGAACCCGCCAGTGCACGGCGGCAAGGTCGTCGCCACCGTGCTGTCGACCCCGGAACTGCGCCAGCTGTGGGAAGAAGAGCTGGCCGGCATGCGCGTGCGCATCCGCGAAATGCGCAACGCCTTCGTTGAAAAACTGAAGGAAAAAGCGCCAGGCCACGACTTCGAATTCGTGCGCCAGCAAATCGGCATGTTCTCGTATTCCGGCCTGACCAAAGAGCAAGTGGCATCGCTGCGCGAGCAGTCGATCTACGCCGTCGACACCGGTCGTATCTGCGTGGCAGCATTGAATTCGCGCAATATCGACATCGTTATTGACGCGATTGCCAAAGTGCTTTAA